The Desulfovibrio inopinatus DSM 10711 genomic interval TTCTTTGTCCGGAACCAAGTCAAAACGTCACGGTCGAGCCGGGCCTCTATCCGCATCGCTGCACGTCGATCACGAAGGCGGGTAAGCCACGTATCAAAGGAACTGGTTCTCATGAGCTCGAATATATGTGAACTTTAGCCAGTCTTATTGATGATTCGTATCTTTCAGTGATGGAAACGTTTCTCCATTGACGCCGGCTCTGTTTCCTCCCCCCGGGGGGCCAAGAGACAGGCCCGAACCGAATGGACCGAGGCAAATCAGGGACAAAACGGCATATTATCGTGAATAGCGATGGCATTCCTCTTGTTTGCCAACTCAGTGGTGCTAAGAGCAACTAGGGCGTGTTTCT includes:
- a CDS encoding BrnA antitoxin family protein, whose amino-acid sequence is MRTSSFDTWLTRLRDRRAAMRIEARLDRDVLTWFRTKKKKGYQTAINAVLKAFVESQEQGKA